In Corylus avellana chromosome ca2, CavTom2PMs-1.0, the following proteins share a genomic window:
- the LOC132171083 gene encoding calmodulin-binding protein 60 B-like isoform X1: MVEKRQFSGEDDYDRFRMLKCRPSLLHPCGFRHLITERDPLNDKFFENFFRRLVREEVERVVLLSLHPSPSRPAHNQAGTSGVRRLQLQFVQKFPSTIFTGASIRAEDGSQIQIQLIDASSRTRVNSGPFSSIKVELVALKDDLRFDDEDDWTEQDFNASISREREGRRPLVTGDLIVSLREGAGDISEISFTDNSSWMRTKRFRLGARVVQKHFAERIREATSDPFRVKDRRGEVNQKHTHPLLDDEIWRLKSIRRDGAYHKKLMAAGIMTVGDFLRTCAINQCEVLKSLGRFSGKRLETIIQEAKTRYVDDGMRYTYNIYGDNCALQFNSIYQVVAATLDGHNYRSVEELTPLVKDWVEAAKKKAYKHLNDWIPVNHLSTVSLPRPPASLSDHPFSVSEIDSPVTHQDQVEALFCLNQYEPSIAQNSHPIMLGNGLVEESLHDLGDLPVLPSDYMAAYGNSLVQTPTCFPATWEHGNDVFFASDVDVFSRTGKPKAAWCKIRAAVKIMRVVASKRMVGY; this comes from the exons ATGGTGGAGAAGAGGCAGTTTAGTGGAGAGGATGACTACGATCGTTTTCGTATGTTGAAGTGCAGGCCATCACTTCTTCATCCATG CGGTTTTAGGCACTTGATTACAGAGCGTGATCCCCTGAATGACAAATTCTTTGAGAATTTCTTTCGTCGGCTG GTGCGGGAGGAGGTGGAACGTGTTGTACTGCTATCACTTCACCCATCTCCAAG CAGACCCGCACATAATCAGGCTGGAACATCTGGAGTGAGGAGATTGCAGCTGCAATTTGTGCAAAAATTCCCCTCCACCATATTTACAGGGGCCAGCATAAGAGCTGAAGATGGTTCCCAAATCCAAATTCAACTGATTGATGCTAGTTCCAGGACTAGAGTAAACTCTGGTCCCTTTTCTTCTATCAAGGTTGAGCTTGTAGCCCTCAAGGATGATTTACGTTTCGACGACGAAGACGACTGGACCGAACAGGATTTCAACGCCAGTATTTCACGTGAAAGGGAGGGTAGAAGGCCATTAGTAACTGGAGATCTAATAGTGTCCCTGAGAGAAGGTGCTGGTGATATTAGTGAAATCAGTTTCACCGATAATTCAAGCTGGATGAGAACTAAGAGGTTCAGGTTAGGAGCAAGAGTTGTGCAAAAACATTTTGCTGAAAGAATCAGGGAAGCTACAAGTGACCCCTTCAGGGTAAAAGATCGCCGTGGAGAAG TGAATCAGAAACACACCCATCCGCTCTTGGATGACGAAATATGGCGTTTGAAGAGCATAAGGAGAGATGGTGCATACCATAAGAAGTTGATGGCTGCTGGAATTATGACTGTGGGGGACTTCCTGCGGACCTGTGCAATCAATCAATGCGAAGTACTCAAG AGTCTAGGCAGGTTTTCAGGGAAAAGATTGGAGACAATCATACAAGAAGCAAAGACTCGCTATGTAGATGACGGTATGCGTTATACTTACAACATATATGGAGATAATTGTGCCCTCCAGTTCAATTCCATCTACCAGGTTGTAGCAGCAACACTGGATGGCCATAATTATCGTTCTGTGGAAGAACTAACTCCACTGGTGAAG GATTGGGTGGAAGCTGCGAAGAAGAAAGCATATAAACACTTGAACGATTGGATCCCGGTCAATCACCTATCAACTGTGAGCTTACCAAGGCCCCCAGCAAGTCTATCAGATCATCCATTTAGTGTTTCAGAAATTGACTCCCCAGTCACACACCAAG ATCAAGTAGAAGCGTTGTTCTGTTTAAATCAATACGAACCTTCAATAGCACAAAACAGTCACCCCATAATGCTAGGAAACGGTTTAGTGGAGGAATCACTGCACGATTTAGGAGATTTGCCAGTTCTCCCAAGTGATTATATGGCAGCATATGGCAATTCTCTGGTTCAGACGCCAACTTGTTTTCCTGCTACATGGGAGCATGGGAATGATGTTTTCTTTGCTTCGGATGTTGACGTCTTTTCAAGGACTGGAAAACCCAAGGCGGCATGGTGTAAGATTCGGGCTGCTGTCAAGATTATGCGGGTTGTTGCTTCCAAAAGAATGGTTGGTTACTAA
- the LOC132171083 gene encoding calmodulin-binding protein 60 B-like isoform X2, with protein sequence MVEKRQFSGEDDYDRFRMLKCRPSLLHPCGFRHLITERDPLNDKFFENFFRRLVREEVERVVLLSLHPSPRPAHNQAGTSGVRRLQLQFVQKFPSTIFTGASIRAEDGSQIQIQLIDASSRTRVNSGPFSSIKVELVALKDDLRFDDEDDWTEQDFNASISREREGRRPLVTGDLIVSLREGAGDISEISFTDNSSWMRTKRFRLGARVVQKHFAERIREATSDPFRVKDRRGEVNQKHTHPLLDDEIWRLKSIRRDGAYHKKLMAAGIMTVGDFLRTCAINQCEVLKSLGRFSGKRLETIIQEAKTRYVDDGMRYTYNIYGDNCALQFNSIYQVVAATLDGHNYRSVEELTPLVKDWVEAAKKKAYKHLNDWIPVNHLSTVSLPRPPASLSDHPFSVSEIDSPVTHQDQVEALFCLNQYEPSIAQNSHPIMLGNGLVEESLHDLGDLPVLPSDYMAAYGNSLVQTPTCFPATWEHGNDVFFASDVDVFSRTGKPKAAWCKIRAAVKIMRVVASKRMVGY encoded by the exons ATGGTGGAGAAGAGGCAGTTTAGTGGAGAGGATGACTACGATCGTTTTCGTATGTTGAAGTGCAGGCCATCACTTCTTCATCCATG CGGTTTTAGGCACTTGATTACAGAGCGTGATCCCCTGAATGACAAATTCTTTGAGAATTTCTTTCGTCGGCTG GTGCGGGAGGAGGTGGAACGTGTTGTACTGCTATCACTTCACCCATCTCCAAG ACCCGCACATAATCAGGCTGGAACATCTGGAGTGAGGAGATTGCAGCTGCAATTTGTGCAAAAATTCCCCTCCACCATATTTACAGGGGCCAGCATAAGAGCTGAAGATGGTTCCCAAATCCAAATTCAACTGATTGATGCTAGTTCCAGGACTAGAGTAAACTCTGGTCCCTTTTCTTCTATCAAGGTTGAGCTTGTAGCCCTCAAGGATGATTTACGTTTCGACGACGAAGACGACTGGACCGAACAGGATTTCAACGCCAGTATTTCACGTGAAAGGGAGGGTAGAAGGCCATTAGTAACTGGAGATCTAATAGTGTCCCTGAGAGAAGGTGCTGGTGATATTAGTGAAATCAGTTTCACCGATAATTCAAGCTGGATGAGAACTAAGAGGTTCAGGTTAGGAGCAAGAGTTGTGCAAAAACATTTTGCTGAAAGAATCAGGGAAGCTACAAGTGACCCCTTCAGGGTAAAAGATCGCCGTGGAGAAG TGAATCAGAAACACACCCATCCGCTCTTGGATGACGAAATATGGCGTTTGAAGAGCATAAGGAGAGATGGTGCATACCATAAGAAGTTGATGGCTGCTGGAATTATGACTGTGGGGGACTTCCTGCGGACCTGTGCAATCAATCAATGCGAAGTACTCAAG AGTCTAGGCAGGTTTTCAGGGAAAAGATTGGAGACAATCATACAAGAAGCAAAGACTCGCTATGTAGATGACGGTATGCGTTATACTTACAACATATATGGAGATAATTGTGCCCTCCAGTTCAATTCCATCTACCAGGTTGTAGCAGCAACACTGGATGGCCATAATTATCGTTCTGTGGAAGAACTAACTCCACTGGTGAAG GATTGGGTGGAAGCTGCGAAGAAGAAAGCATATAAACACTTGAACGATTGGATCCCGGTCAATCACCTATCAACTGTGAGCTTACCAAGGCCCCCAGCAAGTCTATCAGATCATCCATTTAGTGTTTCAGAAATTGACTCCCCAGTCACACACCAAG ATCAAGTAGAAGCGTTGTTCTGTTTAAATCAATACGAACCTTCAATAGCACAAAACAGTCACCCCATAATGCTAGGAAACGGTTTAGTGGAGGAATCACTGCACGATTTAGGAGATTTGCCAGTTCTCCCAAGTGATTATATGGCAGCATATGGCAATTCTCTGGTTCAGACGCCAACTTGTTTTCCTGCTACATGGGAGCATGGGAATGATGTTTTCTTTGCTTCGGATGTTGACGTCTTTTCAAGGACTGGAAAACCCAAGGCGGCATGGTGTAAGATTCGGGCTGCTGTCAAGATTATGCGGGTTGTTGCTTCCAAAAGAATGGTTGGTTACTAA
- the LOC132171083 gene encoding calmodulin-binding protein 60 B-like isoform X3 has translation MTNSLRISFVGCRPAHNQAGTSGVRRLQLQFVQKFPSTIFTGASIRAEDGSQIQIQLIDASSRTRVNSGPFSSIKVELVALKDDLRFDDEDDWTEQDFNASISREREGRRPLVTGDLIVSLREGAGDISEISFTDNSSWMRTKRFRLGARVVQKHFAERIREATSDPFRVKDRRGEVNQKHTHPLLDDEIWRLKSIRRDGAYHKKLMAAGIMTVGDFLRTCAINQCEVLKSLGRFSGKRLETIIQEAKTRYVDDGMRYTYNIYGDNCALQFNSIYQVVAATLDGHNYRSVEELTPLVKDWVEAAKKKAYKHLNDWIPVNHLSTVSLPRPPASLSDHPFSVSEIDSPVTHQDQVEALFCLNQYEPSIAQNSHPIMLGNGLVEESLHDLGDLPVLPSDYMAAYGNSLVQTPTCFPATWEHGNDVFFASDVDVFSRTGKPKAAWCKIRAAVKIMRVVASKRMVGY, from the exons ATGACAAATTCTTTGAGAATTTCTTTCGTCGGCTG CAGACCCGCACATAATCAGGCTGGAACATCTGGAGTGAGGAGATTGCAGCTGCAATTTGTGCAAAAATTCCCCTCCACCATATTTACAGGGGCCAGCATAAGAGCTGAAGATGGTTCCCAAATCCAAATTCAACTGATTGATGCTAGTTCCAGGACTAGAGTAAACTCTGGTCCCTTTTCTTCTATCAAGGTTGAGCTTGTAGCCCTCAAGGATGATTTACGTTTCGACGACGAAGACGACTGGACCGAACAGGATTTCAACGCCAGTATTTCACGTGAAAGGGAGGGTAGAAGGCCATTAGTAACTGGAGATCTAATAGTGTCCCTGAGAGAAGGTGCTGGTGATATTAGTGAAATCAGTTTCACCGATAATTCAAGCTGGATGAGAACTAAGAGGTTCAGGTTAGGAGCAAGAGTTGTGCAAAAACATTTTGCTGAAAGAATCAGGGAAGCTACAAGTGACCCCTTCAGGGTAAAAGATCGCCGTGGAGAAG TGAATCAGAAACACACCCATCCGCTCTTGGATGACGAAATATGGCGTTTGAAGAGCATAAGGAGAGATGGTGCATACCATAAGAAGTTGATGGCTGCTGGAATTATGACTGTGGGGGACTTCCTGCGGACCTGTGCAATCAATCAATGCGAAGTACTCAAG AGTCTAGGCAGGTTTTCAGGGAAAAGATTGGAGACAATCATACAAGAAGCAAAGACTCGCTATGTAGATGACGGTATGCGTTATACTTACAACATATATGGAGATAATTGTGCCCTCCAGTTCAATTCCATCTACCAGGTTGTAGCAGCAACACTGGATGGCCATAATTATCGTTCTGTGGAAGAACTAACTCCACTGGTGAAG GATTGGGTGGAAGCTGCGAAGAAGAAAGCATATAAACACTTGAACGATTGGATCCCGGTCAATCACCTATCAACTGTGAGCTTACCAAGGCCCCCAGCAAGTCTATCAGATCATCCATTTAGTGTTTCAGAAATTGACTCCCCAGTCACACACCAAG ATCAAGTAGAAGCGTTGTTCTGTTTAAATCAATACGAACCTTCAATAGCACAAAACAGTCACCCCATAATGCTAGGAAACGGTTTAGTGGAGGAATCACTGCACGATTTAGGAGATTTGCCAGTTCTCCCAAGTGATTATATGGCAGCATATGGCAATTCTCTGGTTCAGACGCCAACTTGTTTTCCTGCTACATGGGAGCATGGGAATGATGTTTTCTTTGCTTCGGATGTTGACGTCTTTTCAAGGACTGGAAAACCCAAGGCGGCATGGTGTAAGATTCGGGCTGCTGTCAAGATTATGCGGGTTGTTGCTTCCAAAAGAATGGTTGGTTACTAA
- the LOC132171224 gene encoding uncharacterized protein LOC132171224, which produces MDREGGSKSGSWCYYSVLGICKDASSSDVRTAYRKLAMKWHPDRWARNPGVAGEAKLRFQQIQEAYSVLSDQSKRLMYDAGLYDPLEEEDEEFCDFMQEMLSLMNNVKDEGDSFEDLQRMFAEMVGGSGMMAGIDVNEDQTAPKKARVPASRASAAKRGTSRR; this is translated from the exons ATGGATCGGGAAGGAGGGTCTAAAAGCGGATCTTGGTGCTACTATTCCGTCCTCGGGATTTGCAAGGACGCCTCCTCCTCCGATGTGCGCACTGCCTATCGCAAGCTCGCTATG AAATGGCATCCGGACAGGTGGGCTCGGAACCCCGGGGTGGCGGGGGAGGCGAAGCTGCGGTTTCAGCAAATCCAGGAGGCTTACTCGG TTCTCTCCGATCAGTCGAAGCGGTTGATGTACGACGCCGGGCTCTACGATCCTCTGGAGGAAGAAGACGAA GAGTTCTGTGATTTCATGCAAGAGATGCTCTCTCTGATGAACAATGTGAAAGACGAG gGGGATAGTTTTGAGGACCTACAAAGGATGTTCGCGGAGATGGTCGGAGGATCAGGGATGATGGCGGGCATAGACGTGAACGAGGATCAAACGGCCCCGAAGAAGGCACGTGTCCCGGCTTCGAGAGCTAGCGCGGCAAAGCGCGGGACCTCTCGCCGTTAG